The Dama dama isolate Ldn47 chromosome 23, ASM3311817v1, whole genome shotgun sequence genome contains a region encoding:
- the NXT1 gene encoding NTF2-related export protein 1: MASVDFKTYVDQACRAAEEFVNVYYSTMDKRRRLLSRLYMGTATLVWNGNAVSGQESLSEFFEMLPSSEFQINVVDCQPVHDEATPSQTTVLVVICGTVKFEGNKQRDFNQNFILTAQASPSNTVWKIASDCFRFQDWAC; the protein is encoded by the coding sequence ATGGCGTCCGTGGACTTCAAGACCTACGTGGACCAGGCGTGCCGCGCGGCTGAGGAGTTCGTGAACGTGTACTACAGCACCATGGACAAGCGGCGGCGGCTGCTGTCCCGCCTGTACATGGGCACGGCCACCCTGGTGTGGAACGGCAACGCCGTCTCCGGGCAAGAGTCCCTGAGTGAGTTTTTTGAGATGCTGCCTTCCAGCGAGTTCCAGATCAATGTGGTAGACTGCCAGCCTGTCCACGATGAAGCCACCCCGAGCCAGACCACGGTCCTTGTGGTGATCTGTGGGACAGTGAAGTTTGAGGGCAACAAACAGCGGGACTTCAACCAGAACTTCATCCTGACGGCACAGGCCTCGCCCAGCAACACAGTGTGGAAGATCGCCAGCGACTGCTTCCGGTTCCAGGACTGGGCCTGCTAG
- the GZF1 gene encoding GDNF-inducible zinc finger protein 1 produces MESGAVLLESKSSPINLLHEMHQLRLLGHLCDVTVSVEYQGVREEFMAHKAVLAATSKFFKEVFLNEKTVDGARTNVYLDEVQVADFASFLEFVYTAKVQVEEDRVQRMLEMAEKLKCLDLSETCFQLKKQMLESVLLELQNFSESQEAEGSSGSQVTAALAPEAWAGVAPDGPLANGVAGSLDPPAERISNGLLPDLPPRKSREKPDKRKEVAKPPYPKLRRASGRLAGRKVFVEIPKKKYTRRLREQQKSAEQDMGDCGGPQEPSPEALETEKEAVTKDEEDSGAGAGAEAVPPKVGRGEEGDEEEEEGEEGPGRRRSNFQCTRCEKAFLYEKSFLKHVRLHHGVATEVVHRCDTCGQTFANRCNLKGHQRHVHSSERHFPCELCGKKFKRKKDVKRHVVQVHEGGGERHQCQQCGKGLSSKTALRLHERTHTGHKPYGCSECPATFSQPSALKTHLRIHTGEKPFVCDECGARFTQNHMLIYHKRCHTGERPFMCETCGKSFASKEYLKHHNRIHTGSKPFKCEVCFRTFAQRNSLYQHIKVHTGERPYCCDQCGKQFTQLNALQRHHRIHTGEKPFMCNACGRAFTDKSTLRRHTSIHDKTTPWKSFLVIVDGSPKNSDGHKTEQPDDEYAPSKLSDKLLSFAENGHFHNLATVQGTMPAMHEDSPTDPACKSDGPVGSQDTLLATAISELSELTPQTEPDPHSSAL; encoded by the exons ATGGAGAGTGGTGCGGTCCTGCTGGAATCCAAGTCCTCCCCAATCAACCTCCTGCATGAGATGCATCAGCTCCGCCTGCTGGGTCACCTGTGTGACGTGACCGTCAGCGTGGAATACCAGGGTGTCCGGGAGGAATTCATGGCCCACAAGGCAGTACTGGCAGCCACCAGCAAGTTTTTTAAGGAAGTGTTCCTTAACGAGAAGACTGTGGATGGTGCCAGGACTAATGTCTACTTAGATGAAGTGCAGGTAGCCGACTTCGCTTCGTTTCTTGAGTTTGTCTACACGGCCAAGGTACAGGTCGAGGAAGATCGGGTACAGCGCATGCTGGAAATGGCGGAAAAGCTGAAGTGTTTGGACTTATCTGAAACTTGTTTTCAGCTGAAGAAGCAGATGTTAGAGTCGGTACTTTTGGAATTGCAGAATTTCTCAGAGTCTCAGGAGGCAGAAGGGAGCAGCGGCTCCCAGGTTACAGCTGCTCTAGCCCCAGAGGCCTGGGCAGGGGTGGCCCCTGATGGCCCTCTGGCCAATGGGGTTGCCGGTTCTTTGGATCCCCCAGCAGAGAGGATCAGCAATGGCCTGTTGCCAGATCTGCCCCCGAGGAAGTCCAGGGAGAAGCCAGACAAGAGGAAAGAGGTGGCTAAGCCCCCCTACCCCAAGCTCAGAAGGGCCAGTGGGCGGCTGGCTGGGAGGAAGGTGTTCGTGGAAATCCCTAAAAAGAAGTACACTCGCCGACTCCGGGAGCAGCAGAAGAGTGCTGAGCAGGACATGGGGGACTGCGGGGGCCCCCAGGAGCCCAGCCCAGAAGCCCTGGAAACCGAGAAAGAAGCAGTCACGAAGGACGAGGAGGACAGCGGCGCCGGGGCAGGGGCGGAGGCTGTGCCGCCCAAAGTGGggcgaggggaggagggggacgaggaggaggaggagggggaggagggcccGGGTCGGCGGAGGAGCAACTTCCAGTGCACGCGCTGCGAGAAGGCCTTCCTATACGAGAAGAGCTTCCTGAAGCACGTGCGGCTGCACCACGGCGTGGCCACCGAGGTGGTGCACCGCTGCGACACCTGCGGCCAGACCTTCGCCAACCGCTGCAACCTGAAGGGCCACCAGCGGCACGTGCACAGCAGCGAGCGCCACTTCCCGTGCGAGCTGTGCGGCAAGAAGTTCAAGAGGAAGAAGGACGTGAAGCGGCACGTGGTGCAGGTGCACGAGGGCGGCGGCGAGCGGCACCAGTGCCAGCAGTGCGGCAAGGGCCTGAGCTCCAAGACGGCGCTGCGGCTGCACGAGCGCACGCACACCGGCCACAAGCCCTACGGCTGCTCCGAGTGCCCGGCCACCTTCTCGCAGCCCTCGGCCCTCAAGACCCACCTGAG AATTCACACGGGGGAAAAACCTTTTGTCTGTGATGAATGTGGTGCAAGATTCACTCAGAACCACATGCTGATTTATCATAAAAGGTGTCACACAG GTGAGAGGCCTTTCATGTGTGAAACGTGTGGCAAGagttttgcttccaaggagtatttAAAACATCACAATAGGATCCATACTGGCTCCAAACCCTTTAAATGTGAAGTTTGTTTCAGGACTTTTGCTCAGCGGAATTCACTTTACCAGCATATCAAAGTCCACACAG GGGAGCGGCCCTACTGCTGCGACCAGTGCGGCAAGCAGTTCACACAGCTCAACGCCCTCCAGCGCCATCACCGGATCCACACGGGGGAGAAGCCGTTCATGTGCAACGCGTGCGGGCGGGCATTCACCGACAAGTCCACGCTGCGGAGGCACACCTCG ATCCATGACAAGACAACTCCGTGGAAGTCCTTCCTGGTCATTGTGGACGGCTCTCCCAAGAACAGCGATGGCCACAAGACTGAGCAGCCTGATGACGAGTATGCACCATCCAAACTCTCCGATAAATTGCTATCTTTTGCAGAAAATGGCCATTTTCACAACCTGGCCACCGTCCAGGGCACCATGCCTGCCATGCATGAGGACAGTCCCACAGACCCGGCCTGCAAGTCTGATGGTCCCGTGGGGTCCCAGGACACACTGCTGGCCACTGCCATCAGTGAGCTTAGCGAGCTGACACCACAGACAGAACCGGACCCACATAGCTCCGCTCTCTGA